In the genome of Dermacentor silvarum isolate Dsil-2018 chromosome 1, BIME_Dsil_1.4, whole genome shotgun sequence, one region contains:
- the LOC119458231 gene encoding acanthoscurrin-2-like translates to MKSTALLCGLLLVNAVRAGFLGGGGGGGLGGGGGLGGGGYGGGGYGGGGYGGGGLGGLGGGIGGGHHGGGGYGGGGYGGGGYGGGGYGGGGVGGGVGHTSTYLVRTVSKTHGGGGGGLGGGYGGGLGGYGGGGYGGGGYGGGGYSGGGGYSGGGGYSGGGYGGYSGGGYSGGLGGFGGGGYGGGGSGGAAKVIIIKGGGGGGVGGGLGGGYGGYGGGLGGLGGASYGGGGYGGGGYGGGGYGGGGHHGGWH, encoded by the exons ATGAAGTCCACG GCTCTCCTTTGCGGTCTCCTGCTAGTCAACGCCGTTAGAGCTGGCTTCCTAGGCGGAGGTGGCGGCGGTGGTCTCGGAGGCGGAGGTGGTCTCGGAGGCGGCGGATACGGCGGCGGTGGATACGGCGGTGGTGGATACGGCGGTGGTGGCTTGGGTGGCCTCGGTGGAGGTATCGGAGGTGGCCACCACGGAGGTGGCGGCTATGGAGGCGGCGGCTATGGAGGCGGTGGTTATGGAGGAGGTGGTTACGGCGGCGGAGGCGTAGGCGGCGGAGTCGGCCACACATCCACCTATCTTGTGCGCACCGTGAGCAAAACGCACGGTGGAGGCGGCGGAGGCCTCGGCGGCGGGTACGGTGGTGGTCTCGGAGGTTACGGAGGCGGTGGCTACGGCGGCGGAGGCTACGGCGGTGGAGGCTACAGCGGCGGCGGAGGCTACAGCGGCGGCGGAGGTTACAGCGGCGGCGGATATGGCGGCTACAGTGGCGGTGGATACAGCGGTGGACTCGGTGGCTTCGGAGGTGGTGGATACGGCGGTGGAGGATCTGGTGGTGCCGCCAAAGTGATCATCATCAAGGGAGGAGGAGGCGGCGGTGTCGGCGGCGGACTCGGCGGCGGATACGGAGGATACGGCGGCGGCTTGGGAGGACTCGGAGGAGCCAGCTACGGCGGCGGCGGATATGGAGGTGGTGGATACGGTGGCGGTGGATACGGTGGCGGTGGCCACCACGGTGGCTGGCACTAA